In Nicotiana tabacum cultivar K326 chromosome 11, ASM71507v2, whole genome shotgun sequence, a single window of DNA contains:
- the LOC142166483 gene encoding homeobox-leucine zipper protein ROC8-like encodes MRWIITLQRISERHNFAMGANNHDFEGVIGALEGKQNVMQISQRMVKSFCEILSMGDRLDFPTSSEMTNSGVRVSFRKNEDISQPKGLIVTAATSPWLPLSFDTVFNFFKDEKTRTQWDVLTNGNAVGELARIPTGFFPGNCISIIQPYVPKENNMLLLQETNIDPMGAFIIYAPIDLPTVTSIINGEDTTQIPILPSGFIISPDGRLAADRDSNGILQTGSLLTVAFQILISANNNNNPMSKQQNMEAVATVHTLLSSTVQKIKVALDCAY; translated from the exons ATGAGATGGATAATTACTCTTCAAAGGATCTCTGAGAGACACAATTTTGCAATGGGTGCAAACAATCATGATTTTGAAGGAG tGATTGGTGCACTAGAAGGAAAGCAAAATGTTATGCAAATATCTCAAAGGATGGTGAAGAGTTTTTGTGAAATACTAAGTATGGGAGACAGATTAGATTTCCCTACTTCATCAGAGATGACAAACAGTGGAGTTCGAGTTTCATTTAGGAAAAATGAAGATATAAGTCAACCAAAAGGCTTgattgttactgctgctacttcCCCATGGCTTCCTCTTTCATTTGATACTGTTTTTAATTTCTTCAAAGATGAGAAGACAAGAACTCAG TGGGATGTTTTAACCAATGGGAATGCTGTGGGTGAGTTAGCCCGAATACCTACAGGATTTTTTCCTGGAAACTGTATTTCAATAATTCAG CCTTATGTGCCAAAGGAGAACAACATGTTATTGCTTCAAGAAACCAATATTGATCCAATGGGAGCCTTTATAATCTATGCACCCATAGATTTACCAACAGTTACTTCAATTATAAATGGAGAAGACACCACCCAAATTCCCATATTGCCCTCTGGTTTCATCATAAGTCCTGATGGTCGCCTTGCCGCGGATAGGGACAGTAATGGAATTTTACAAACCGGTTCGCTGTTGACAGTggcttttcaaatattgatttctgccaataataataataatccaaTGTCTAAGCAGCAAAATATGGAGGCAGTGGCTACTGTTCATACCCTTTTGAGTTCTACAGTTCAAAAGATCAAAGTTGCATTGGACTGCgcttattaa